A section of the Choristoneura fumiferana chromosome 5, NRCan_CFum_1, whole genome shotgun sequence genome encodes:
- the LOC141427862 gene encoding uncharacterized protein, translating into MAKLKFKFAVKAGDDSKSNIICITTITDVNNQTFLLPDELQPVKLHDTIIKTEAFAKVKNTLKRRHDQRQVWISLTTEISNVYIDEDGNMQFKGYLLEEAPPEVHQQIPTTGISEEVLTRILQSCAEMNKDVPKPQNVRNITEKFVIEKFTRKTSNVFQWMTIFEAECTRLGIEEDLRKIEALRLFLEDSCIDWYTSMLIKHTINSDWLVWKKSFCDTYADKGWSQVRYALLFKYRQGSLLEYALKKERLLLEMNKTIDTPTLMDLIATGLPHYIADKIDRKTLKETEDLFNNIRGLEHLVRKQNTGVLEKNNYEKEEKVRPCRICEKENKGSRYHPETLCWFKNINNKPKREYIRSVNNSELETELNQIDPKN; encoded by the coding sequence ATGGCGaagttaaaattcaaatttgcgGTGAAAGCGGGTGATGATTCCAAAAGCAATATAATCTGTATAACTACAATTACGGATGTCAACAACCAAACCTTCTTATTGCCGGATGAGCTACAACCGGTAAAATTGCATGatacaattataaaaactgAAGCTTTTGCAAAAGTAAAGAATACACTAAAAAGGAGACATGATCAACGACAAGTATGGATTTCGTTGACAACCGAGATCAGTAATGTTTACATAGACGAAGATGGAAATATGCAATTCAAAGGATATTTACTGGAAGAAGCCCCACCAGAGGTGCATCAACAAATCCCCACCACTGGAATTTCAGAAGAGGTTTTAACGAGAATTTTACAAAGCTGTGCAGAAATGAACAAGGATGTTCCTAAACCACAAAACGTAAGAAATATTACAGAAAAGTTTGTAATAGAAAAATTCACAAGGAAAACATCGAATGTATTTCAATGGATGACTATTTTTGAAGCAGAATGTACTCGCTTAGGAATAGAAGAAGATTTGAGGAAAATTGAAGCTCTTAGATTATTCTTGGAAGACTCCTGTATAGATTGGTACACTTCTATGCTTATAAAACATACTATTAACTCAGACTGGTTGGTATGGAAAAAAAGCTTCTGTGACACATATGCAGACAAAGGCTGGTCCCAGGTTCGGTATGCACTTTTATTCAAATATAGACAGGGGTCATTACTGGAATACGCTTTAAAAAAAGAGAGACTTTTATTAGAGATGAATAAAACAATTGATACGCCTACTTTGATGGACTTGATTGCTACAGGTTTACCACATTATATAGCGGATAAAATTGATAGGAAAACTTTGAAAGAGACTGAAGACTTATTCAATAACATCAGGGGCTTGGAACACCTGGTAAGAAAACAGAATACTggagttttagaaaaaaataattatgaaaaagaagaaaaagtacGACCATGCCGAATatgtgaaaaagaaaacaagggtAGTCGGTATCATCCTGAAACATTATGTTggttcaaaaacataaataacaaaCCAAAACGAGAATATATCCGAAGCGTTAATAATTCTGAATTAGAAACAGAACTAAATCAAATTGATCCAAAAAACTAA